The window GGATGAATTGCCGTAATTATCGACGCTGACGACCTCGTATCCCGCATTCAACAATTCGACGATGGTGTGGCTTCCGATGAATCCGGCACCGCCCGTGACAAGAATTTTCATAAAGTAACATCCTCCAATCCACTGATACCCTTATTATATAGTAAAATTTCCGGTTATGCAACAAATAGCCGGCAGGATGCCGGTTTCAAACGCGGGTTGATAGTGCGCGCTTCCTTCCTTGGCAATAACACAACCGTAGGAGGACGGGCGATCACAGATCGCCCCTACACGATTCTACCCCCTTGCCTCTTTCCTCTCGCGTAAACAAAAAAGCGCCCGATTGTGTTCGGACGCCTTTGTTAAGCGATTCGATCTTAGGAGTTGGCTTCGATGTAGCGCACGATGTCGCCGACCGTTTTAAGGTTTTCGATCTCGGAGTCCGGAACTTCCAGGTCAAATTCCTCTTCGATGGACATCACGAGCTCAACCAAGTCCAGAGAATCCGCGCCGAGATTATCGGTGACGCTGGCGTCCATGGTGACTTTGTCGGGTTCGATGTCGAGCTGGGTACAGATGATTTCACGGATTTTGTTGAATACCATTAATGATTCCTCCAAAAAGAATTATATAAACGGGTCTCGGGGCAAGCAAAAATCGTTGATGAAAATTATTATACTATCGCCCTTGATAGTTGTCAACACTTTAAATATGCACGATTTTTACAAAATATTATCGTCCGGGGAAAGAGATTTTATAGGAACAAGATCGTGTGAGTTACAGTTCGTTGCCGGATAAAACGTTAAAGCGAACCGTTGAGCAGTGTTCTGTGTGCAGTTGCGGTGTTTTGCTTTGCAAAACGGGATTTGTATGTTGTTATCGGGAATGTTACTGTACACTTTTAACTGTCAACCGTTCACTAGGAATAAAACAAAAAAGCGCCTATCACAGGCGCTTTTTCAATGGGGTGTTCAATTCGGATTTAATAGTTTTCACATCTGACGGCGAAGTAGGACCGGGGATGGTCGCAGACCGGGCAGACCTCCGGGGCCTTTTTGCCGATCACGATGTGGCCGCAGTTGCCGCACTGCCAGACCGTGTCGCCGTCCTTGGAGAACACCAAATCACCCTCGATGTTGGCAAGCAGTTTGCGATAGCGCTCTTCGTGGGTCTTTTCGATTTTGGCGACCATTTCAAACAGGGCTGCAATCTTGGTAAAACCCTCTTCACGCGCGTCTTTGGCGAAACCGGCATACATGTCGGTCCACTCATAATATTCGCCCGCCGCCGCGTCGGCCAGGTTGGCCGTTGTGGCCGGGACGCCGCCGTCGTGCAGCAGTTTGAACCAGATTTTCGCGTGCTCTTTTTCGTTGCCCGCCGTCTCTTCGAAAATGTTGGCGATCTGCTCATAGCCGTCTTTGCGTGCCTTGGAGGCATAATAGGTGTACTTATTGCGCGCTTGGGATTCTCCGGCGAATGCCGCCATCAAATTCTTTTCGGTTTTGGAACCCTTGAGTTCTTTCATTTTAATTCTCTCCTTTAAAAATGTTATTTTCTGCAGTTTGCGCAGATTCCGGTAAAAATAATCTGCAGGTCTTCGACTTCAAATTCCCCGCCCTCCGGCAGGTTCGCGATGAGATCCATCGCAGGCATCCGAATGTCAAAAATCTGTCCGCATTCCCGGCATACGGCGTGATAATGCGGGTCGATGTTGTGATCGACATGCTCCGCCGCGTTGGGCACTGGGATGCGTAAAAGCGCACCGTCATCGCACAGGATGTTGAGATTGCGGTATACGGTGCTTTTGCTGATTCCGGGAAAACGGGCGCTGACGCAGGAATAGACCTGTTCCGGCGTGGGGTGGTTTTGCAGCGTTTTGACCGCGTCCAAAACCAGATCGCGCTGGATGGTATTTCGTCTGTTCATGGTCCGTTCCTCCTTTCGTAATCGGTTTCTATTAGGAATATATACGAATAGCAAGAAGCTGTCAAGGGGTTTTAAAAAATATTTGAAATTTTTCTGGAAATACTGATGTGGGAGCGATACGGGCATGGGCTCACCGTGATCGCCCGATCTTTAAGTTATGAAGCAGAACTAAAAAACGGTATTATGCTGACGGACGCACACGCAGCAGGGCGCAAGTGCGCCCCTACCGGAGAAAGGGGCGTGATGCGGGTGGAAATGATTTTAAAGACGACGGTGACGTCGCTGGGTGCGGCGGTGGTGCTGTTTGGTTTGACTCGGTTAATGGGAAAGCGGCAGATTTCGCAGCTCGGGATTTTTGATTATATCAACGGCATCACCATCGGCTCGATCGCGGCGGAATTGGCGGTAACGGGCTTTGAGGATTTTGAAATTCCGCTGACGGCGATGATCGTGTTCGGATTGGTGTCCATCGCCGCGTCCTATATTACCGATAAGTCGATTATGATGCGCAAGGTCATCACCGGAAAACCGGTGATATTGGTTGACGGCGGCAAGTTTTTAATGGATAATTTTAAAAATGCGCGGATTGATATCAATGAATTTTTGTGTCGTGCCCGTTCGGCGGGTTATTTTGACTTATCCGATATTCTGACGGCGATGCTGGAGCCCAACGGCGAGATCAGTTTCTTACCGGTTGCCGATAAGCGACCCGTGACGCCGCAGGATATGAATCTGAATCCCCCGCAGGACACGTTGAAAATTGAGTTGGTCATCGACGGGAAAATTTTATATAAAAACCTTCAGGAGATCGGCAAGGATGAAAAATGGCTGATGACCGAACTGGAAAAACAAAAAGCGGCGAGCGTGATGATGATCGCGCTCGCCACCTGTGACAGGAATGACAATGTATGTGTGTTTTTAAAGGACAGAATTTAGATTTGTAGGGGCGCACCTATGTGTGCGCCCGTTTATACGAAATGACGGAAAGATTCAAATTACCAAGAACCGGTATCGTAGGAGCGGGCGGCCACATGGGGCCGCCCCTACGGGGAGAGATGACATCGAGGTCGGAAACGCGCGCTATCAAGCGAACGAGACGCAGATTCCGCGACGCGTTCGTATGCGGCATCATGCCGCTTACTTAAAATAACCGAGGTAATCCTTGCCGGCTTCGAACATCTCGTCGACCATCGACTGGATTTCGGCCGGGCAGAGCACTGCGGCGGTCAGCGGGTCGAACAGCACGGCGTGGTAGATCTTGCGCTTATCGCCCTCGATGCAGCCCTGCACCGCCAGCTCTTCGCAGCGGGCGCTGGTATTGACGAGTACCGCAAGCTGATCGGGCAGTTTGCCGACGCGGAAGGGTTTGATGCCGTCCTGACCGGCGCGCACCGGCGCTTCGACGCAGCATCCCTCGGGCAGATTGTCGATGATGCCGAAGTTGCGGATGTTGCCGTTGAATTCATAAGGCGTATGGTCGCCGAAAATGGCATTGAAGATGGAGGAGGCGTATTCATGGCCGCGTTTGAGATCGACGGTTTCCTCGGCCATCCAGTCGTCCATATCCTTCATCCATTTGCCGTCTTCTTCACGCTTGAAGTATTCTTTGAGGATATAGGCATATTCGCCGGGGTTCCAGCCGGTACCGCTGGTGCAGTATTTTTCGATTAAGTCGGGGCGTTTGCGGAACCAGGCGTTATATTCGGAGTTGTGGCCCGAGGACTCGGTGACGTAATAATCCAGCGCCAAAAACATCTCGTTGCGGACCTGTTCTTCGTTATAGACCTCGGGTTTTTCCATGGCTTTTTTGATCAGCGGATAGGCGTCCTTGCCGTTCCATTTATAATCGAGATAAAACGCCTGGTGGTTGATGCCCGCGCAGGTGTAGGTGACCTCTTCCATCGGGGCGCCGATCCATCTGGCCAGCATGCTCGCGGTACCCTGCACGCTGTGGCAAAGACCTGTGACGTTCATCGTGGTCTCGCTCTGCAGATAGCGGCACAGCATCGCCATGGGGTTGGTATAATTCAACACGACGGCGTTGGGGCAATATTTTTCGGCGTCGCGCAGAATTTCGAGCATTTTGGGCGCGGTACGCAGGAAACGGAAGATGCCCGACGGGCCGCGCGTATCGCCGACGTTGATGTCGACGCCGTATTTTTTCGGGATTTCGATGTCGGTGCGGAAAATGTCGGGGCCGCCCGCCAAAATGGTGATAACGACGCCGTCGGCGCCCTTGAGCGCTTCGGCGCGGTCGAGTGTGGCTGTGACGGTGGCCGGATAATTCCCTGCCGTGATGATCTTGCGGGCCGCTTTTTCGCTGTAGGAAAGGCGGTCTTTGTTGATGTCCATCAGACAGATATGCGCGTCTTTGAATGCATCAAAGGTCAGCAAGTCGCGGACAAGGCCGCGGGTAAAGCCGAAACTTCCGGCCCCTATAAACGTGATTTTTTTCATGAAACAACCTCCATGCAGAATTGAGAATATTATAAAATATTCAAAAGGCAATAGCAAGGGATTTTGAAAATTACCACCGGTTCATATGCAAAAAAGCAGCTTCATCAGACCGAGAGCCTTCGTTTCGCGCGGGAGGACGGTGTATCGTCATTGCGCGGAGGTTTAAACCTTGCGCAATCCGGACGCTATATTTCTGGATTGCCTCGTCATGCGCGGAGTTTTTCTCCGCGCTTTCCTCGCAAAGACAGGGTTGGCTTGATTCGCAAAGACGGTTGTTCTTATGCGAAATTGACAAAAAATCACCGTTATGCTATGATGGGCGCGTGTAGGGTTTCAAAATAATTATGGGTGAGTATCTGCATGATGAAAACGATTTCGGTGTTTTGCGCTGTTCCCGGTGAGCGGTAGCAAATTCAATTTGATATGATGACGATATTCTGTGTTGCCGAAAGACCGCAATTCACGAATGAAGCGGTCGATTGGTTTGCCTCGAAGTGGGGGATACAGCGTGAGGCGTATGAGCAGAGTTTTGCCGACATGATCGAAAACGGCGGGCCGCTTCCGAAGTGGTTTATCGCCGTGGACGAAAATGATAAGATCATCGGCGGATGCGGATTGATTCAAAACGACTTTGTCGACCGCACCGACCTGTTTCCCTATGTCTGTGCGCTGTATGTGGAAAAACCGGCACGCGGACAGGGTCTCGGCGGAAAACTGCTCGAATTCGCGCGCAAAGAGGCCGCTAAAAGCGGCTT of the Oscillospiraceae bacterium genome contains:
- the acpP gene encoding acyl carrier protein gives rise to the protein MVFNKIREIICTQLDIEPDKVTMDASVTDNLGADSLDLVELVMSIEEEFDLEVPDSEIENLKTVGDIVRYIEANS
- a CDS encoding rubrerythrin family protein, whose translation is MKELKGSKTEKNLMAAFAGESQARNKYTYYASKARKDGYEQIANIFEETAGNEKEHAKIWFKLLHDGGVPATTANLADAAAGEYYEWTDMYAGFAKDAREEGFTKIAALFEMVAKIEKTHEERYRKLLANIEGDLVFSKDGDTVWQCGNCGHIVIGKKAPEVCPVCDHPRSYFAVRCENY
- a CDS encoding DUF421 domain-containing protein; protein product: MRVEMILKTTVTSLGAAVVLFGLTRLMGKRQISQLGIFDYINGITIGSIAAELAVTGFEDFEIPLTAMIVFGLVSIAASYITDKSIMMRKVITGKPVILVDGGKFLMDNFKNARIDINEFLCRARSAGYFDLSDILTAMLEPNGEISFLPVADKRPVTPQDMNLNPPQDTLKIELVIDGKILYKNLQEIGKDEKWLMTELEKQKAASVMMIALATCDRNDNVCVFLKDRI
- a CDS encoding GNAT family N-acetyltransferase, producing MMTIFCVAERPQFTNEAVDWFASKWGIQREAYEQSFADMIENGGPLPKWFIAVDENDKIIGGCGLIQNDFVDRTDLFPYVCALYVEKPARGQGLGGKLLEFARKEAAKSGFDAVYLCTDHTQYYEKYGWRYLTQGLGDDGNPCRIYTAPVIKELI
- a CDS encoding transcriptional repressor, producing the protein MNRRNTIQRDLVLDAVKTLQNHPTPEQVYSCVSARFPGISKSTVYRNLNILCDDGALLRIPVPNAAEHVDHNIDPHYHAVCRECGQIFDIRMPAMDLIANLPEGGEFEVEDLQIIFTGICANCRK
- the melA gene encoding alpha-galactosidase, whose product is MKKITFIGAGSFGFTRGLVRDLLTFDAFKDAHICLMDINKDRLSYSEKAARKIITAGNYPATVTATLDRAEALKGADGVVITILAGGPDIFRTDIEIPKKYGVDINVGDTRGPSGIFRFLRTAPKMLEILRDAEKYCPNAVVLNYTNPMAMLCRYLQSETTMNVTGLCHSVQGTASMLARWIGAPMEEVTYTCAGINHQAFYLDYKWNGKDAYPLIKKAMEKPEVYNEEQVRNEMFLALDYYVTESSGHNSEYNAWFRKRPDLIEKYCTSGTGWNPGEYAYILKEYFKREEDGKWMKDMDDWMAEETVDLKRGHEYASSIFNAIFGDHTPYEFNGNIRNFGIIDNLPEGCCVEAPVRAGQDGIKPFRVGKLPDQLAVLVNTSARCEELAVQGCIEGDKRKIYHAVLFDPLTAAVLCPAEIQSMVDEMFEAGKDYLGYFK